One Burkholderia vietnamiensis LMG 10929 genomic window carries:
- a CDS encoding MFS transporter, whose product MTDNTLARCAAAPAGTAAAAPARSHHGWALVVLLIGAILPPLDYFIVNLALPAIRDGIGARPAELQLVVSAYACANAVVQITGGRLGDLYGRKRMFMTGMAGFVVASALCGLADSGAVLVGGRVLQGLFAAILAPQVLATIRSVFSPHEQVRVMGFYGFVFGLAAVIGQLGGGVLIALHPFGLGWRAIFLVNVPIGILALLGSWRFIPESRPPRGQRIDVPGTALLSLFLLMLVYPLTHGREAGWPLWMVACVAGAVPMLGALLAVETRQLAGGRDPLLDVRLLRNPDIALGLTLAFLFYMLSAFFLSYGIYLQGCLNWSALQSGLAILPLGVGFLASPLLMPRLVGRFGGHRVLTLGFAMLAAGVATAAALASEHAPGPGFHAGIAAIGIGQGLVLPSVVRIVLAEVDAARAGVASGMVTAMLQIGAAVGAAALGGLFFARLGARPAPLAYVHAFSATMWALTAVFLACVVLSAALGPLQRRTQARA is encoded by the coding sequence ATGACCGACAACACACTCGCCCGTTGCGCCGCAGCCCCGGCCGGGACTGCGGCCGCAGCACCGGCACGCAGCCATCACGGCTGGGCTCTCGTCGTGCTGCTGATCGGCGCCATCCTGCCGCCGCTCGACTACTTCATCGTCAATCTCGCACTGCCGGCCATCCGCGACGGCATCGGCGCGCGGCCGGCCGAGCTGCAACTCGTCGTGTCGGCGTATGCATGCGCGAACGCGGTCGTGCAGATCACGGGCGGGCGCCTCGGCGACCTGTACGGCCGCAAGCGGATGTTCATGACCGGGATGGCGGGCTTCGTCGTGGCGTCCGCGCTGTGCGGGCTGGCCGACAGCGGCGCGGTGCTGGTCGGCGGTCGCGTGTTGCAGGGGCTGTTCGCGGCGATCCTCGCGCCGCAGGTACTCGCGACGATCCGCAGCGTGTTCAGCCCGCACGAGCAGGTGCGCGTGATGGGCTTCTACGGTTTCGTGTTCGGGCTTGCGGCCGTGATCGGTCAGCTCGGCGGCGGCGTGCTGATCGCGCTGCATCCGTTCGGTCTCGGCTGGCGCGCGATCTTCCTGGTCAATGTGCCGATCGGGATCCTCGCGCTGCTCGGCAGTTGGCGCTTCATTCCCGAAAGCAGGCCGCCGCGCGGCCAGCGCATCGACGTCCCCGGCACGGCGCTGCTGTCGCTGTTCCTGCTGATGCTCGTCTATCCGCTCACGCATGGGCGCGAAGCCGGCTGGCCGCTGTGGATGGTCGCGTGCGTGGCCGGCGCGGTGCCGATGCTCGGCGCGCTGCTCGCGGTCGAAACGCGCCAGCTCGCCGGTGGACGCGACCCGTTGCTCGACGTGCGGCTGCTGCGCAATCCGGACATCGCGCTCGGCCTCACGCTCGCGTTCCTGTTCTACATGCTCAGCGCGTTTTTCCTGAGTTACGGCATTTATCTGCAGGGATGCCTGAACTGGTCGGCGCTGCAGTCTGGGCTCGCGATCCTGCCGCTCGGCGTCGGCTTCCTGGCAAGCCCGTTGCTGATGCCGCGGCTCGTCGGCAGGTTCGGCGGCCATCGCGTACTCACGCTGGGCTTCGCGATGCTCGCGGCCGGCGTCGCGACGGCCGCCGCGCTGGCCAGCGAACACGCGCCCGGGCCGGGCTTTCATGCGGGGATCGCCGCGATCGGCATCGGGCAAGGCCTCGTACTGCCTTCGGTCGTGCGGATCGTGCTCGCGGAAGTCGACGCCGCGCGCGCCGGCGTCGCGTCCGGCATGGTGACGGCGATGCTGCAGATCGGTGCGGCGGTCGGCGCGGCGGCGCTCGGTGGCCTGTTCTTCGCGCGGCTCGGCGCGCGACCGGCGCCGCTCGCCTACGTGCACGCGTTCAGCGCGACGATGTGGGCGCTGACGGCAGTGTTCCTCGCGTGCGTCGTGTTGTCGGCAGCATTGGGGCCGCTGCAGCGGCGGACGCAGGCGCGCGCGTGA
- a CDS encoding oxidoreductase-like domain-containing protein: protein MTKPDAADAPTDDPRPIPPEQPELEDCCNSGCSPCVFDLYDEALARYRAELAEWEARHAPPKPQS, encoded by the coding sequence GTGACGAAGCCTGACGCTGCGGATGCGCCCACCGACGATCCGCGTCCCATCCCGCCCGAACAACCTGAACTGGAAGACTGCTGCAACAGCGGCTGCTCGCCGTGCGTCTTCGACCTGTACGACGAAGCGCTTGCGCGCTATCGCGCCGAGCTCGCCGAATGGGAAGCGCGTCACGCGCCGCCCAAGCCGCAATCGTAA
- a CDS encoding NAD-dependent epimerase/dehydratase family protein, with translation MTAGAAGTQRQVLVLGASGGIGGEVARQLRDAGWQVRALSRSLDAASVERDGIGWVRGDALDRDAVLRAARGCSVLVHAVNPPGYRNWSTQVLPMLDNTIAAATREQATIVLPGTVYNFGPDAFALLHEDAPQRPVTRKGAIRVEMERRLQAATANRVRTIVVRAGDFFGPRAGNNWFGQGMVKAGRPVTAISVPGRPGVGHQWAYLPDVARTMVELLERRDALEPFARFHLGGHWDADGMQLAQAVRRVAQRHGLRPTIRQFPWWLVWAAAPFVTTMCEMLEMRYLWREPLRMGNARLTAVLGREPLTPLDTAVETTLAGLGCLS, from the coding sequence ATGACGGCAGGCGCAGCGGGGACACAACGGCAGGTACTCGTGCTTGGCGCGAGCGGCGGAATCGGCGGCGAGGTCGCGCGGCAATTGCGCGATGCCGGCTGGCAGGTGCGCGCGTTGAGCCGCAGTCTCGACGCCGCGAGCGTGGAGCGCGACGGCATCGGATGGGTGCGCGGCGACGCGCTCGACCGCGACGCGGTGCTTCGTGCGGCACGCGGCTGCAGCGTGCTCGTACACGCGGTGAACCCGCCCGGTTACCGGAACTGGTCGACGCAGGTGCTGCCGATGCTCGACAACACGATCGCGGCGGCCACGCGCGAGCAGGCGACGATCGTGCTGCCCGGTACGGTCTACAACTTCGGTCCGGACGCGTTTGCGCTGCTGCACGAGGACGCGCCGCAGCGGCCGGTGACGCGCAAGGGCGCGATCCGCGTCGAGATGGAGCGGCGGTTGCAGGCGGCGACGGCGAACCGCGTGCGCACGATCGTCGTGCGGGCCGGCGATTTTTTCGGTCCCCGCGCGGGCAACAACTGGTTCGGGCAGGGCATGGTGAAGGCGGGGCGTCCGGTCACGGCGATCAGCGTCCCGGGGCGGCCGGGCGTCGGCCATCAATGGGCATACCTGCCGGATGTCGCGCGCACGATGGTCGAACTGCTCGAGCGGCGCGACGCGCTGGAGCCGTTCGCGCGTTTCCATCTCGGCGGCCACTGGGACGCGGACGGCATGCAGCTGGCGCAGGCCGTCCGTCGCGTGGCGCAGCGGCACGGGTTGCGGCCGACGATCCGGCAGTTCCCCTGGTGGCTCGTATGGGCCGCGGCGCCATTCGTCACGACGATGTGCGAGATGCTCGAGATGCGGTATCTGTGGCGCGAACCGCTGCGGATGGGGAACGCGCGGCTGACCGCGGTGCTGGGGCGCGAACCACTGACGCCGCTCGACACAGCGGTGGAGACGACGCTGGCGGGGCTCGGCTGCTTGTCGTGA
- a CDS encoding LysR family transcriptional regulator — MRGFDLDQLRTFAAVADAGSLSAAAPLLHLSQSTVSEQVRKLESRAGMSLFVRSKRGVEPTPAGARLLQHARRIVALNEAAFDEVRGQAIKGELRVAITDYYRTHEVAGLLARLRECYPQLRLHVSAMKSMDIEAAHARGQIDLGVVMHLSRGPFRPASADTRWVLRREPLSWVAAPALAEQLPQPLPLVLLPDDCMMHQIAVRSLDEQQVPYGLVHSASGVAGLQSLLAAGLGVGCLCASSIGEGLVRLGAKYRLPALPDAVFSLTPPMPGERETVTQAREVLSRQLLM, encoded by the coding sequence ATGCGAGGTTTCGATCTGGATCAGTTGCGCACGTTCGCGGCGGTCGCGGACGCCGGCAGTCTGAGTGCGGCCGCGCCGTTGCTGCACTTGTCGCAGTCGACGGTCAGCGAGCAGGTGCGCAAGCTCGAATCGCGCGCCGGCATGTCGTTGTTCGTACGCAGCAAGCGCGGCGTCGAGCCGACGCCGGCCGGCGCGCGTCTGCTGCAACATGCGCGGCGCATCGTCGCGTTGAACGAGGCGGCGTTCGACGAGGTGCGCGGTCAGGCGATCAAGGGCGAGTTGCGCGTCGCGATCACCGACTATTACCGCACGCACGAAGTGGCGGGCCTGCTCGCGCGATTGCGCGAATGCTACCCGCAACTGAGGCTGCACGTGAGCGCAATGAAGAGCATGGACATCGAAGCGGCCCATGCGCGCGGGCAGATCGATCTCGGCGTCGTGATGCACCTGTCGCGCGGGCCGTTCCGGCCTGCGTCGGCTGATACGCGCTGGGTGTTGCGGCGCGAGCCGCTGTCGTGGGTCGCGGCGCCGGCGCTGGCCGAACAGCTTCCGCAGCCGCTGCCGCTCGTGCTGCTGCCGGACGACTGCATGATGCATCAGATCGCCGTGCGCTCGCTCGATGAACAGCAGGTGCCGTACGGGCTCGTGCACAGCGCGTCGGGCGTCGCCGGGCTGCAGTCGTTGCTCGCGGCCGGGCTGGGCGTCGGCTGCCTGTGCGCGTCTTCGATCGGCGAAGGCCTCGTGCGGCTCGGGGCGAAATACCGGCTGCCGGCGCTGCCCGACGCGGTCTTTTCTCTGACGCCGCCGATGCCCGGCGAACGCGAGACGGTGACGCAGGCGCGTGAGGTGCTGTCGCGACAACTGCTGATGTGA
- a CDS encoding SDR family NAD(P)-dependent oxidoreductase — translation MEHDLQGKAVAITGGFGHLGVATAAWLGGRGARVALIGRGPAPEPQALPDIPADALRIGGIDLVDPQAAVRALETVNREFGKVDALLNIAGAFVWQTIADGDAATWDRMYDLNVKTALNASKAALPYLIASGAGRIVNIGAGAASKAGAGMGAYAAAKAGVARLTEALAAELLDRGVTVNALLPSIIDTPPNRADMPDADFSRWVRPEQLAATIGFLLSDDAQAITGASIPVSGRVA, via the coding sequence ATGGAACACGACCTGCAAGGCAAGGCCGTTGCGATCACCGGCGGATTCGGCCATCTGGGCGTCGCCACGGCCGCATGGCTCGGCGGGCGCGGCGCCCGCGTCGCGCTGATCGGCCGAGGCCCGGCGCCCGAGCCACAGGCATTGCCCGACATACCGGCCGACGCGCTGCGCATCGGCGGCATCGATCTCGTCGATCCGCAGGCCGCCGTGCGTGCGCTGGAAACGGTCAATCGCGAATTCGGCAAGGTCGACGCGCTGCTGAACATCGCCGGCGCGTTCGTGTGGCAGACGATCGCCGACGGCGATGCAGCCACCTGGGACCGCATGTACGACCTGAACGTGAAGACCGCGTTGAACGCGTCGAAGGCTGCGCTGCCGTATCTGATCGCGAGCGGCGCCGGCCGCATCGTCAACATCGGCGCGGGCGCCGCGTCGAAGGCCGGCGCCGGAATGGGCGCATACGCGGCCGCGAAGGCCGGCGTCGCGCGGCTCACCGAGGCGCTGGCCGCGGAACTGCTCGATCGCGGCGTCACGGTGAACGCGCTGCTGCCGAGCATCATCGACACGCCGCCGAACCGCGCCGACATGCCGGATGCGGACTTCTCGCGCTGGGTGCGGCCCGAACAGCTCGCGGCGACGATCGGCTTTTTGCTGTCGGACGACGCGCAGGCGATCACCGGCGCATCGATCCCGGTGAGCGGGCGGGTCGCGTAG
- a CDS encoding LysR family transcriptional regulator, with the protein MTTDLNWERYRTFLAVLTEGSLSGAARALGITQPTAGRHVAALEAAFGQTLFTRSPSGLLPTEAAVALRGHAEALRSAAAAFERAAASHGAGVRGIVRISASDVIAVEVLPPMLAQLRRDHPELVIELVSTDRIQDVLNREADIAVRMAPPAQDALVARRIGAIEVALHARDDYLARNGAPSTVDELARHALIGFDTVTPFIRAAGRAMPQWKRDAFALRTDSNLAQLAMIRAGYGIGFCQSALARRDARLVRVLPDTPALALETWVVMHEDLRTSARCRVVFDALANGLRGYAEGGGE; encoded by the coding sequence ATGACCACCGATCTGAACTGGGAACGCTACCGCACCTTTCTCGCCGTGCTGACGGAAGGGTCGCTGTCGGGCGCCGCGCGCGCGCTCGGCATCACGCAGCCGACGGCCGGCCGTCACGTCGCGGCGCTCGAGGCCGCATTCGGCCAGACCTTGTTCACGCGATCGCCGTCGGGGCTTCTCCCGACCGAGGCGGCCGTGGCGCTGCGCGGTCACGCGGAGGCGCTGCGCAGTGCGGCCGCCGCGTTCGAGCGCGCGGCTGCGAGCCACGGCGCCGGCGTGCGCGGGATCGTCCGCATTTCGGCGAGCGACGTGATCGCGGTCGAAGTGCTGCCGCCGATGCTCGCGCAATTGCGCCGCGACCATCCGGAGCTCGTGATCGAACTGGTCTCGACTGACCGCATCCAGGACGTGCTGAACCGCGAAGCCGATATTGCAGTGCGCATGGCGCCGCCTGCGCAGGATGCGCTCGTCGCGCGGCGCATCGGCGCGATCGAGGTCGCGCTGCATGCGCGCGACGACTATCTCGCGCGCAACGGCGCGCCGTCGACGGTCGATGAGCTCGCGCGTCACGCGCTGATCGGTTTCGATACGGTGACGCCGTTCATTCGCGCGGCCGGCCGCGCGATGCCGCAGTGGAAGCGCGACGCGTTCGCGCTGCGCACCGACAGCAATCTCGCGCAACTGGCGATGATCCGTGCGGGGTACGGGATCGGTTTCTGTCAGAGCGCGCTCGCCAGGCGCGATGCGCGGCTCGTTCGCGTGCTGCCGGATACGCCCGCGCTCGCGTTGGAGACCTGGGTGGTCATGCACGAGGATCTGCGCACGAGCGCGCGCTGTCGCGTCGTATTCGACGCGCTCGCAAACGGGCTGCGTGGGTATGCCGAGGGGGGCGGCGAGTAG